The genomic region ATCTTTGAAAAGCAATTCTCGATAGGCGAAAAGTCTGGTGAGTAAGGGGGTAGGAAAATTAGCTTGGCTCCTGCATCCTCAATCAAATTTCTAACGTCTTCACCCAGATGAATAGAGCAGTTATCCAGGATGACACAGGCACCTTTCCATAACTTAGGCACAAGTTTCTGGGAAATAAAGGCTTCAAAGGTCAGTCCATCAGTTGACCCCATGAGATTGCAGTAAGTCACGACCTCCCGCAGACTAATCGCCCCTAGAATCGAGACTCGTTT from Leptolyngbya sp. 'hensonii' harbors:
- a CDS encoding transposase: MLGAISLREVVTYCNLMGSTDGLTFEAFISQKLVPKLWKGACVILDNCSIHLGEDVRNLIEDAGAKLIFLPPYSPDFSPIENCFSKIKSILRSIKARSYPELAKAIDEAFSQVSSSDLRNWFSHCCYCASPA